The sequence CTCGTAACTTTGAATGGGAAAATGAAAATGGAGCTCCTGAAACCAAGGTAGACGTGAACTTTCAGTTGCTCCAACATGACCAAGAAAATCAAGTGACTTCTTTAGTCGTTATCTTGAGTTTCATGATTGTCTTTGACAAATTTGTCATCAGTGGAACGATTTCTCAAGTTAACCATGTGGAAGGTCGTATTGTTAACGAACCAAGCGAATTTAACCAAGAAGAAGTCGAAACCTTGGCACGTCCATGTTTGAACATGCTCAATCGTTTGACGTATGAAGTAACAGAAATCGCCTTGGATCTTCCAGGGATCAATTTGGAGTTTTAGTCATGAAATTAGCTGTCATTACAGATTCTTCAGCCTATTTAGAGGAGAAGACGCTGCAAAGAGAGAATCTATTTATCTTGGATATTCCTGTTAATATCGATGGAGAGGAGTATGTTGAAGGTGTCAATCTAACTGCTGAGGAATTTTATCAAAAAATGGCTCAGTCTGCAGAATTGCCTAAAACTAGTCAACCAAGTATTGCCAAATTGGATGAGATTCTTAGTTCTTTGAAAGACGAGGGTTATACCCATGTCTTGGGACTCTTTCTTTCGTCAGGAATTTCAGGCTTTTATCAGAACATCCAATACATGTTGGATGAGTATGATGGCTTGACCATTGCCTTTCCGGATACCCATATCACAAGTTCCCCTCTCGGATTTATGGTAGAGAGTGCCTTTGAATGGGCAGAACAAGGCGATGATTTTGCCCAGATTCAGGAGAAGTTGGCTATCCAAATTGCTGATAATTCAGCCTTTATCATAGTAGATGACCTCGACCACTTGGTTAAGGGAGGACGTTTGTCAAATGGTGCTGCCATCTTAGGGAATCTCTTCAGTATCAAGCCTATTCTTTACTTTAATGACCAAGGAGTGATTGAAGTTTACGAAAAAGTTCGTACAGAAAAGAAAGCAATCAAACGTTTGGTGGAAATCATCAAGGAGTTGACAAAAGATGGGGACTACCGTATAACAGTCATCCATGGGAACGCTCCTCAAAAGGCAGCGGATTTACGTCAGCTTTTGATGGAGAGTGGTGTGACTGCTGAAATTCCAATTGAAACCTTTGGTAGTGTCATTGGGACCCACCTTGGAGAAGGTAGTATCGCCTTGAGCTATACACCAATCGTCTAAATTGTTCTTACAGACTTTGTATCTTAGCAATTGAACACGGCCTACCTGCCTCTTGAAAAAAGATGTCTGTCTTGCCTTTCATGGAAAGTCAGCGCCATTCCCTATTTTTCATGGGCAGCTAACGTCCTTTGTATCTTGATAATTGAACACGCCTGGAACCCTGTGTGAAAAATATAGTTCTTCCAAGGAGTAGACACTCCTTGATCAGAACTCCTATTTTCACTTTGTGTTCTTACAGGCTTTGTATCTTAGACAGGAGTAGAGATGAGTATTCGAGTAATTATTGCCGGTTTTAAGGGAAAAATGGGCCAAGCTGCTTGTCAGATGGTCTTGGCTGATCCAGACTTGGACTTGGTCGCAGTTTTGGATCCTTTTGAGTCTGAGTCAGAGTGGCAGGGGATTCCTGTCTTTAATGATAAGGCTGACTTGGCTGGTTTTGAAGCGGATGTCTGGGTGGATTTTACGACACCAGCCGTTGCTTACGAAAATACGCGTTTTGCCCTTGAAAATGGCTTTGCTCCTGTCGTAGGAACAACTGGATTCACTAGTGACGAAATTGCAGAACTAAAAGCATTTTCCCGTGAACAAGATTTGGGTGGCTTGATTGCTCCAAACTTTGCCTTGGGTGCTGTCTTGCTTATGCAATTTGCAGCACAAGCAGCTAAATATTTCCCAAATGTGGAGATTATTGAACTCCACCATGACAAGAAAAAAGATGCTCCGAGCGGAACAGCCATTAAAACGGCTGAGTTGATGGCGGAAGTGCGAGAGTCTATCCAACAAGGTGCGCCTGATGAGGAAGAATTGATTGCTGGTGCCCGTGGTGCTGATTTTGATGGCATGCGGATCCACTCAGTTCGTTTGCCAGGCTTAGTAGCTCATCAAGAAGTTATCTTTGGCAATCAGGGAGAAGGATTGATCCTTCGTCATGACTCCTATGATCGCAGCTCCTTCATGACAGGAGTCAATTTGGGAATCAAAGAAGTTGTCAAGCGTCATGAGCTTGTCTATGGATTAGAACACTTATTATGAGATTAACGCAAATGCCTTCTGAATTTCAGAAGGCTTTACCAGTATTAGAAAAAATTAAAGAAGCAGGCTTTGAAGCCTATTTTGTTGGAGGCTCTGTTCGAGATGCCCTCCTCAATCGTCCCATCCACGATGTGGATATCGCGACATCATCCTATCCAGAGGAGACAAAGCAGATTTTTCCGCGAACAGCCGATATTGGAATCGAGCACGGAACCGTCTTGGTTTTAGATGGGGATGAAGAGTATGAGGTAACCACCTTTCGGACCGAGGATGTCTATGTGGACTATCGCAGGCCCAGCGCGGTTTCCTTTGTGCGTTCGCTAGAAGAAGACCTCAAGCGCCGTGATTTCACAGTCAATGCCTTCGCCTTGGATGAGACAGGCGAAATCATTGACTTGTTCCATGGTTTAGAAGATTTGGAAAACCAAGTCTTGCGAGCGGTTGGGGTGGCTAGTGAGCGTTTCAATGAAGATGCTCTGCGCATAATGCGTGGTTTTCGTTTTCAGGCCAGTCTTGGTTTTGAACTTGAGCCAGAAACTTTTGAGGCGATGAGGGCTTTGACGCCACTCTTGGAGAAAATTTCTGTAGAGCGCACCTTCGTTGAGTTTGATAAACTCTTGCTGGCACCTTTTTGGCGAGTGGGTCTGTCTTCCATGATTGAAAGTCAAGCTTATGACTATCTTCCAGATATGGCAGGAAGCCAGGACAAGCTCAACAGACTGTTTGATTTGGAGAATGATTTCACTTTTGAGTCTTCCGAACAAGCCTGGGCAGCTCTCTTGTGGGCTTTGGAGATTAAAGATGCACAGCCATTTTTGAAAGCTTGGAAAACCTCACGCCAGTTTGCTAAGCAGGTTCAGGATTTGCTGACTATTTTGGCTTTGCGAGAAGAAGGTGAGCTGAGCAAGCGCGATTGTTACCGATTTGACTTGCATTCCCTTCTACAAGCTGAAAGTCTTCGTCAGGCCCAAGGGAAAGAAGTCAACCCACAAACCATCAAAGAAACTTACCATAGTTTGACCATTCATGACAAGAAAGAAATTCAGATTAACGGTGGAATTTTGATTAAGGAATATGGTTACCAGCCAGGACCAGACTTGGGAGAGATTTTAACAGAGATTGAGTTTGCCATTGTCGATGGA comes from Streptococcus oralis and encodes:
- a CDS encoding CCA tRNA nucleotidyltransferase translates to MRLTQMPSEFQKALPVLEKIKEAGFEAYFVGGSVRDALLNRPIHDVDIATSSYPEETKQIFPRTADIGIEHGTVLVLDGDEEYEVTTFRTEDVYVDYRRPSAVSFVRSLEEDLKRRDFTVNAFALDETGEIIDLFHGLEDLENQVLRAVGVASERFNEDALRIMRGFRFQASLGFELEPETFEAMRALTPLLEKISVERTFVEFDKLLLAPFWRVGLSSMIESQAYDYLPDMAGSQDKLNRLFDLENDFTFESSEQAWAALLWALEIKDAQPFLKAWKTSRQFAKQVQDLLTILALREEGELSKRDCYRFDLHSLLQAESLRQAQGKEVNPQTIKETYHSLTIHDKKEIQINGGILIKEYGYQPGPDLGEILTEIEFAIVDGELENDRQAIHAYLREKK
- a CDS encoding DegV family protein, translating into MKLAVITDSSAYLEEKTLQRENLFILDIPVNIDGEEYVEGVNLTAEEFYQKMAQSAELPKTSQPSIAKLDEILSSLKDEGYTHVLGLFLSSGISGFYQNIQYMLDEYDGLTIAFPDTHITSSPLGFMVESAFEWAEQGDDFAQIQEKLAIQIADNSAFIIVDDLDHLVKGGRLSNGAAILGNLFSIKPILYFNDQGVIEVYEKVRTEKKAIKRLVEIIKELTKDGDYRITVIHGNAPQKAADLRQLLMESGVTAEIPIETFGSVIGTHLGEGSIALSYTPIV
- the dapB gene encoding 4-hydroxy-tetrahydrodipicolinate reductase, which codes for MSIRVIIAGFKGKMGQAACQMVLADPDLDLVAVLDPFESESEWQGIPVFNDKADLAGFEADVWVDFTTPAVAYENTRFALENGFAPVVGTTGFTSDEIAELKAFSREQDLGGLIAPNFALGAVLLMQFAAQAAKYFPNVEIIELHHDKKKDAPSGTAIKTAELMAEVRESIQQGAPDEEELIAGARGADFDGMRIHSVRLPGLVAHQEVIFGNQGEGLILRHDSYDRSSFMTGVNLGIKEVVKRHELVYGLEHLL
- a CDS encoding DUF1149 family protein translates to MNLKREQEFVSQYHFDARNFEWENENGAPETKVDVNFQLLQHDQENQVTSLVVILSFMIVFDKFVISGTISQVNHVEGRIVNEPSEFNQEEVETLARPCLNMLNRLTYEVTEIALDLPGINLEF